The following proteins are co-located in the Tachysurus vachellii isolate PV-2020 chromosome 19, HZAU_Pvac_v1, whole genome shotgun sequence genome:
- the LOC132862494 gene encoding delta-type opioid receptor, which translates to MELSDSLESVGDKIALHLLNDSILSGNMSALDEEDGLLPTGVKVTVVALYCIVCVVGLVGNCLVMYVIIRYTKMKTATNIYIFNLALADALVLATLPFQGTDVLLGFWPFGLTLCKMVVAIDYYNMFTSIFTLTVMSVNRYIAVCHPVCSLAVRTPNRAKLVNVAVWVLASAIGVPVMIMGQVEAESNGIECMVVLPDPQSYSEPVFGICVFLFSFLIPVAIISICYGLMVRRLRSVRLLSGSRSKDRNLRRISQLVLAVVAAFVLCWMPVQVLALVQALGKVDLGGSQTSVAAMHFCIALGYANSSLNPVLYAFLDENFKRCFRVFCVQTNTDVELEPQQRKSVRKVEQEFIQGNGVVNEAVAIPRCEV; encoded by the exons ATGGAGTTATCCGACAGCTTGGAGAGTGTTGGAGATAAGATAGCGCTTCATCTGCTCAATGACTCCATTTTGAGTGGAAATATGAGCGCTTTGGACGAAGAGGATGGCCTTCTGCCGACCGGAGTTAAGGTCACAGTGGTCGCGCTGTACTGCATCGTGTGTGTAGTGGGACTTGTGGGGAATTGCCTGGTCATGTATGTCATCATCAG GTATACAAAGATGAAGACGGCCACCAACATCTATATCTTTAACCTGGCGTTGGCTGATGCCCTTGTTCTGGCTACTCTACCTTTCCAAGGCACAGATGTGCTACTAGGCTTCTGGCCTTTTGGCTTGACTCTCTGCAAGATGGTGGTGGCCATTGACTATTACAACATGTTTACCAGCATCTTCACTTTGACCGTTATGAGTGTGAATCGTTACATTGCTGTGTGCCACCCAGTGTGCTCACTGGCAGTGCGTACACCCAACAGAGCCAAGCTGGTCAATGTTGCAGTGTGGGTACTGGCTTCTGCTATAGGAGTACCTGTTATGATCATGGGACAAGTGGAAGCGGAATCCAATG GTATTGAATGCATGGTGGTGCTTCCTGATCCTCAAAGCTACTCTGAGCCTGTATTTGGCATCTGTgtgttccttttctcttttttgattCCAGTGGCTATCATTAGCATTTGTTACGGCTTGATGGTGCGACGCCTGCGTAGTGTTCGTCTCCTCTCTGGCTCCCGCAGCAAGGACCGGAACTTGCGAAGAATCTCACAGCTGGTGTTGGCTGTGGTGGCTGCATTTGTACTCTGCTGGATGCCTGTTCAGGTCCTCGCTCTGGTTCAGGCTTTGGGGAAGGTAGACCTTGGAGGCAGCCAGACCTCTGTAGCAGCAATGCACTTCTGCATTGCACTGGGTTATGCTAATAGCAGTCTCAACCCTGTGCTCTATGCCTTCCTGGATGAAAATTTTAAACGCTGCTTCCGTGTGTTCTGTGTACAAACCAACACAGATGTGGAACTGGAGCCACAGCAGAGGAAATCAGTGAGGAAGGTGGAACAAGAGTTCATACAAGGAAACGGAGTGGTTAATGAAGCTGTTGCCATTCCCAGGTGTGAAGTTTAG